One Pocillopora verrucosa isolate sample1 chromosome 10, ASM3666991v2, whole genome shotgun sequence genomic window carries:
- the LOC131776120 gene encoding RNA polymerase-associated protein LEO1-like — protein MSMEDFLFGSDLEDSEDEGKSAKESKRAERDAELNELFGDSPSEGEDEGEPGAEASESDHEEQAESGDENAKEGTNIAEGKNEEDEEGDDDENDDENEKEVTKSKLQSQVSSADLFGDDEELSSDEEEHEEKEERLVEQQEEQVEDGEDIEARDADEIPHEEEEEEETRIDVTIPYCQFSLGSELYFVKMPNFLSIEHKPFDPALYEDEMEEDEVLDEEGRARLKLKVENTIRWRYRKDEEGNEIKESNARIVRWSDGTTSLLLGEVFDVHKNEIDGNCNHLFVQQGTGLQGQAVFKEKLTFRPHSTTSQTHRKMTLSIADRASKAQKIRILPAAGMDPEAQRSELIKKEDERLRALLRRENQQRRIKERHQAKGLSASFLEPDRYEDDGEDLEQSLLAIKKKYKKKLAEGFPSESDEAEESDEGAGGLESEEDEEGKDRLLNAKEGDDNDLEGRKRTSSEGGGSQRKKKKSRQIVESDEDSD, from the exons ATGTCGATGGAAGATTTTTTGTTTGGTAGTGATTTGGAGGACAGCGAAGACGAAGGAAAATcagcaaaagaaagcaaaagagCAGAGCGAGATGCTGAGCTGAATGAGCTGTTTGGTGATTCACCCAGTGAAGGGGAAGACGAAGGTGAACCAGGCGCCGAGGCGTCTGAATCAGACCATGAAGAGCAAGCGGAGAGCGGCGATGAAAATGCGAAGGAAGGAACAAATATAGCGGAAGGAAAGAACGAGGAAGACGAGGAAGGAGacgatgatgaaaatgatgatgaaaatgag AAAGAAGTGACAAAATCCAAACTCCAGTCTCAAGTGTCTTCTGCAGATTTATTTGGGGATGATGAAGAGCTATCATCAGATGAAGAAGAG catgaagaaaaagaagaaagacttgtagaacaacaagaagaacaagtTGAGGATGGTGAAGATATCGAAGCTCGAGATGCCGATGAAATTCCCcatgaagaagaagaggaagaagaaacaaGAATTGATGTCACTATTCCATACTGTCAATTCTCTCTGGGCTCTGAGTTGTATTTCGTAAAGATGCCAAACTTCTTGAGCATTGAACACAAACCATTTGACCCAGCTTTGTATGAAGATGAAATGGAAGAAGATGAGGTTTTAGATGAAGAAGGAAGAGCCAGGCTGAAGCTTAAG gTTGAAAACACAATCCGATGGAGGTACAGAAAGGATGAGGAgggaaatgaaattaaagaaagcaATGCAAGAATTGTTCGTTGGTCTGATGGTACAACATCATTACTGCTGGGAGAAGTGTTTGATGTTCACAAAAATGAGATTGATGGCAACTGTAACCATCTCTTTGTTCAGCAG GGGACTGGTCTCCAGGGCCAAGCAGTATTTAAAGAGAAACTCACTTTCAGACCCCACTCTACAACCAGCCAGACTCACAGAAAAATGACACTGTCTATTGCCGACCGAGCATCTAAAGCACAAAAAATACGAATACTCCCTGCAGCTGGCATGGACCCTGAGGCACAGAGATCAGAACTTATCAAG aaagAGGATGAGAGACTCAGAGCACTATTACGTCGTGAAAATCAGCAGCGCAGAATCAAGGAGAGACATCAAGCTAAAGGGCTGAGTGCCAGCTTTCTTGAACCTGATCGATATGAAGATGATGGAGAAGATTTGGAACAGAGTTTGCTGGCGATAAAGAAAAAGTACAAGAAGAAATTAGCTGAGG GATTTCCAAGTGAGTCAGATGAGGCAGAAGAAAGTGACGAAGGAGCAGGAGGCTTAGAGAGTGAGGAGGATGAGGAGGGAAAGGACAGATTACTTAATGCCAAGGAAGGTGATGACAATGACTTGGAGGGAAGAAAGAGGACAAGCAGTGAAGGAGGAGGATcacagaggaagaagaagaaaagcagACAGATTGTAGAGAGTGATGAAGACAGTGACTAG
- the LOC131776119 gene encoding double-stranded RNA-specific editase 1: MSHTKMAEASGEFDVGVGAMKSETVAVIPGLGDLPVSGNQVLKRSNQSGNESSHTPPWEDSDDPMRAEDQPDSWSPPRAKKRRRSTKRKSDSLGVREAKNPLMQLNEIRPGLTYNITVKGGQTHCPVFFVSVNVDGNTFEGQGSSKQKAKHNAAENVLKSFITQIRSPVHQLITGTRDVTTDFTSDNTGSLLNTFGNNDQPMEDASMNSIESSLPPLGVTKTLKVQTEAGKHPVSLLNEFHPGLNYEFLGEEGEPNAKQFKFKVTINGQDFSGHGSSKKKGKANVASKALFALYNIRTFYAFGQSEARLQPAYLEPPPSAQLEQVAADLIADAVLAKFQSLQPTAGEPIRRKVLASIVMTSRGDSEQKFEVISLGTGTKFISGEYISDQGLAVNDCHGEIIARRSFLRFLYSQLELCAEGYEEESIFEKKKSGLFGVRDNVEFHLYINTSPCGDARVFSPHEPIMGESDKHPGRRKRGLLRVKLENGEGTIPAMKADTTIQTWDGVLQGERLRTMSCSDKVCRWNILGVQGALLSHFLEPIYLQSVVLGSLYHYEHMSRAMYHRLGDLEGLPPLFKQNRPLMNGTSTPEPRATVKSPNISVNWSEGDQGFEIVNATKGVIGDGQAVSRLCKQSLFKRFIMLWKKLRPAIAGPLSYHGAKAAAGQYQAAKMIVMKGFESQGLGSWIRKPVEQDMFELSEEDL; the protein is encoded by the exons ATGTCTCACACAAAAATGGCGGAAGCGTCAGGCGAATTTGACGTTGGAGTAGGTGCAATGAAAAGCGAAACAGTCGCGGTTATTCCTGGATTGGGGGACTTACCAGTCTCTGGTAATCAAGTATTAAAACGGAGCAATCAGTCAGGAAACGAAAGTAGTCACACACCGCCGTGGGAAGACAGCGACGACCCTATGCGAGCAGAAGACCAACCTGACTCTTGGTCGCCGCCGCGAGCGAAGAAGAGAAGGCGATCGACCAAGCGAAAAAGCGACTCTCTTGGAGTAAGGGAGGCGAAAAATCCTTTGATGCAACTGAACGAAATACGGCCTGGTCTTACGTATAATATTACTGTTAAAGGCGGTCAAACACATTGCCCTGTGTTCTTTGTTTCCGTGAATGTTGATGGAAATACCTTCGAAGGACAAGGCTCAAGTAAACAGAAAGCGAAGCACAATGCAGCCGAGAACGTTTTAAAGTCTTTCATTACTCAGATTCGTTCACCAGTCCATCAGCTGATCACAGGAACTCGCGACGTTACCACAGACTTTACTTCCGATAACACTGGATCACTTCTAAACACTTTTGGTAATAACGATCAACCGATGGAGGATGCAAGTATGAATTCAATTGAATCTTCACTTCCTCCCCTGGGTGTCACGAAAACTCTAAAGGTGCAAACTGAAGCCGGAAAGCATCCAGTTTCGCTTTTAAATGAATTTCACCCGGGGCTTAATTACGAGTTTCTCGGTGAAGAGGGAGAACCAAATGCGAAGcaattcaaatttaaagttactATCAATGGCCAAGATTTCTCAGGACACGGTAGCAGTAAAAAGAAAGGCAAGGCCAATGTTGCATCTAAAGCACTTTTTGCATTGTACAACATCCGCACCTTCTATGCAtttggccaatcagaagcaagGCTACAACCTGCATACTTAGAACCTCCACCATCAGCTCAACTGGAGCAGGTTGCAGCAGATCTCATCGCTGATGCCGTTCTCGCCAAATTTCAGAGTCTGCAGCCAACTGCAGGGGAACCAATAAGACGCAAAGTTTTGGCTAGCATTGTTATGACAAGTCGAGGTGACAGTGAACAAAAATTTGAGGTCATTAGCCTTGGAACTGGAACCAAGTTTATAAGTGGAGAGTACATCAGTGACCAGGGACTAGCAGTGAATGATTGCCATGGGGAAATAATTGCTAGAAGATCCTTTTTGCGATTTTTGTACTCACAGCTTGAGCTGTGTGCTGAGGGATATGAGGAGGAGTCCAtatttgagaagaaaaagagtgGATTATTTGGTGTGAGAGATAATGTTGAATTCCACTTGTACATCAATACATCACCTTGTGGTGATGCTCGTGTTTTTTCGCCACACGAGCCTATCATGGGTGAATCTGACAAGCATcctggaagaagaaaaagaggactTCTCCGAGTGAAGCTTGAAAATGGAGAAG GTACTATTCCTGCAATGAAAGCTGACACCACCATCCAAACTTGGGATGGTGTCCTCCAAGGCGAGAGGCTCCGCACCATGTCATGTTCAGACAAAGTCTGCCGCTGGAATATACTTGGGGTGCAAGGAGCACTGCTTAGTCACTTTTTGGAACCAATATATCTACAGTCAGTTGTTCTTGGTAGCTTGTACCATTACGAGCACATGTCAAGAGCCATGTATCATCGTCTAGGTGATCTAGAAGGGTTGCCTCCTCTCTTCAAACAGAATCGTCCACTTATGAATGGAACAAGTACCCCAGAGCCACGGGCAACAGTGAAGTCACCAAACATTAGTGTTAATTGGAGTGAAGGAGACCAGGGCTTTGAAATTGTAAATGCTACAAAAGGAGTGATTGGAGATGGACAGGCTGTGTCAAGGCTCTGTaaacaaagtttattcaaaCGTTTCATCATGCTGTGGAAGAAACTAAGACCAGCAATTGCAGGGCCATTGTCATACCATGGCGCCAAGGCTGCAGCTGGTCAGTATCAAGCAGCTAAAATGATTGTGATGAAAGGATTTGAAAGCCAAGGCCTTGGTTCATGGATTAGGAAGCCTGTGGAACAAGACATGTTTGAACTCTCTGAGGAGGATCTCTAA